Within Actinoplanes sp. L3-i22, the genomic segment GAGCCGCCGGCCAGGCCGGTGCCCACCACGATGATCGTCAGCTTCCGGCGGTTCGCCGGGTTGACCAGCTTGGCGGAGAACTTGCGGCGCTCCCAGCGGGTCTCGATCGGGCCGTCCGGGGCGGCCTTGTCGACGACCGGGTCGCCCTCTTTCCAGAAATCCGTCTCAGTCATCTCAGTCCACCAATCCGGTCAGCACCGCGAACGGCACCGAGAGGTACCCGACTACCAGGACCGCGGAGAGCACCAGCGCGATCGCCTTGGCGCGGCGCTGACCCTTCTCGGTCTGCTGGCCCAGCGTCCGGGCCGCGCTGAAGATCCCGTGCCACAGGTGGAACCCGACGGCGATGATCGCCAGGGCGTAGAAGAGCGTCACGTACCAGCGGTCGGGCGCGAAGTCCGCGACGACGTTGGCGTACGGGTGCTCGTGGTCTCCGACCGGGTTCACCGTGCCGGTGGTGAGGTCGAGGATGTGGAAGATGATGAACAGGAAGACGATCACGCCGCCCCAGCGCATGGTCCGGGCGGCGTAGCTGCCCTGGACCTTGGGCCGGTGCGCGTACTTGACCGGCCGGGCCTTCTTGGCCCGGATGGTCAGCACCACGGCCGTGTAGATGTGCGCGAGCACGGCGAGGGTCAGAACGCCTCGCTGGATCCACAGGTACCACATGTGCGGCAGCAGCGGCGTGCCGAGATCCCGCAGCCAGTGCGCATAGTGATCGAAGTCGGGGCCGCCCAAGAAGATCTTGAGGTTGCCGATCATGTGAACGTAAAGGAAGAGCACCAGCAGGATGCCGCTGACGGCCATGGTGATCTTCAAGATGATCGACGAGGGCCGGACCACCTTGCGCGGAGTGGGCGTTGCCGTCGCCCCTGCCGCGTTCTTGGTTTTAGGAACTGAAGTGTCTACCGCCACAACCTGGACGGTAAGAAGTCCTGAGCTATTCGTCTAATGCATGATCGGGCCGGTTGCCATAGAGATAGGCTATTACGGTGCAGCTGCAACAACTCCGGTACTTCTTAGCAGTGGTGGAGACGCGACATTTCACCCAAGCAGCGGACATTATGGGCATCTCGCAACCTACGTTGAGTAAGCAGATTCACACCCTGGAGTCCTCACTCGGGGCCCCGCTGTTCGAGCGGATGCGGGGCGCGGTCAACCTCACCGTGGCCGGCGAGACCCTCCTGCCGATGGCCCAGCGGATCGTCGCCGACGCCGACGCGGCCCGCGACGCGGTGCAGGACATCGTCGGCCTTCGGCGCGGTGAGGTGCGCCTGGGCGCCACCCCCAGCCTCTGTTCGTCCCTGGTCCCGGCCGTGCTGCGGACGTTCCGGGCCGACCATCCCGAGGTCAAGCTGCACATCAGCGAGGGCAGTTCGCAGGACCTGATCGCCGGCCTGCTCGCGCACTCCCTCGACCTGGCGCTGATCGTCCAGTCCGAGCAGGGCGTGGACCCCAGCCTGACCACCACCGAGCTGGTGCGGGAGAGCCTGGTGGTGGCGTCGGTGGCGGACGGGCCGCCGCTCACCGTCGCCCGG encodes:
- a CDS encoding succinate dehydrogenase cytochrome b subunit, whose product is MVRPSSIILKITMAVSGILLVLFLYVHMIGNLKIFLGGPDFDHYAHWLRDLGTPLLPHMWYLWIQRGVLTLAVLAHIYTAVVLTIRAKKARPVKYAHRPKVQGSYAARTMRWGGVIVFLFIIFHILDLTTGTVNPVGDHEHPYANVVADFAPDRWYVTLFYALAIIAVGFHLWHGIFSAARTLGQQTEKGQRRAKAIALVLSAVLVVGYLSVPFAVLTGLVD
- a CDS encoding LysR family transcriptional regulator, translated to MTVQLQQLRYFLAVVETRHFTQAADIMGISQPTLSKQIHTLESSLGAPLFERMRGAVNLTVAGETLLPMAQRIVADADAARDAVQDIVGLRRGEVRLGATPSLCSSLVPAVLRTFRADHPEVKLHISEGSSQDLIAGLLAHSLDLALIVQSEQGVDPSLTTTELVRESLVVASVADGPPLTVARQLELGELRHTPMVMFREGYDIRDVTLHACERAGFTPKLAVEGGEMDAVLAFVEAGLGVALVPSMVLANRPLLRATPLAPPGMRRTIAMAQRRAAVLSHAAAALREVVLEHITSGRLPFGVRAL